GATCAGTTCTTCTTCCGCTTCCGGCCGAATCGAGGAGTTCCCACCCAGCCCCGGAGATCCCATAAGGTGGTCGTGACGGGTAACGATTGCAGGTGTCCATGCTGGAACATCGCGTCCCCTACAATGTGAGTGTCGTCGAAAGCTGCTCCAGCTGTGCAATGCGTGAGAAGGGGCCGTTCTGCCGGCTCCCTCAGGGAACCGTGGCCGCGTTGAACTCGCTGCGACAATCTTCTCTGTATCCGCGCGGGGCAGTGCTGTTTGTCGAGGGAGAAGCGCCGCGCGGGCTGTTCATTCTCTGCTCCGGCCAGGCTAAATTGAGCGTCGGCTCTTCAACAGGACACGTAGTCAGCCTGCGCATCGTGGAGCGTGGTGAATCTCTGGGGCTCAGCAGCATCGTTGCCAATGAACCCTATGCCATGAGGGCCGAGACTCTGTCTCACTGCCAGGTGAGCTTCATTCCGAGGCTGCAGTTTCTTCAGCTTCTTCGTGCGCACCCCGACTTGTCTCTCAATGTCTCCAGGCACCTCAGCATGGAGCTTCACAAGGCTTATGATCAAACACGACTGTTGGCCCTGGCCCCGGGCACTCAGGTCAAGGTGGCGCAGTTTCTCCTGGCCTGGGCAGAGCAGCACGGCGAGCTGGTGGAGGAAGGCATGCGCCTGGCCGTCCACATGACCCACGAGGAAATCGGGGAAAGCATCGGTGCTGCGCGCGAAACAGTCAGTCGCGTCCTGGGAGACTTCAAACGCAAACAACTGATACGAGTCAGGGGCGGCACGATTGTCATCTTGCAGCCTCAGCAACTTCGCGGTTTGACTTCTTATAAATACTTCTGACTGCCTTTCCTGCAATTGTCGTAATTCAGCATCTGTGAAGGCATGATCTATCCCAGCGAAACTTCTGCCATCCTGCGCCCTCACACAGGCCCGCCTGCCCGATCCGCGGCACTGTGACGGCCGTCACGCTCAACGGGTGCGCCCGTCACTGAACAGCGGGGGGGCCCCAAGGGATCCTGATCTGCAAGGAGACAACCGCCATGCCCCTTAGTAAAAAAGCTTATGCGGCGTCCACGCTTTTTGCGTTTCTGTTTGCCGGCTTTGCTTACCTGTTCCTGCTGGGAACACCGAGCGCGCTGGCCATTCCTTACTTCTCCCGCAAATACGGAACTTCCTGCACGACTTGTCACAACGATTTCCCGGAGCTCAATGATTTCGGATGGGCCTTCAAAAAAAATGGTCTCAAATTTCCTAAGGACGACGAAACCTTCGTCAAGGAACCTCCCGTTTTGCTGGGAGCCAAGGCTCAGCGCGAGGTATTTCCCAAGGCGGTGTTCCCCGGTGAAATTCCCGGCACCATACCGGTCGCTCTCAGGTACTCCGGCTTCTTCAATTACAACAACAAGCAGCCGCTGGCCCTGGGATTCCAGCCCAGGACGGACCTGTTCTCACCCAATACCTTCACGGCCATAACGGCCGGAAGTTTTGGGCAAAGACTCTCCTGGTGGATCGACGACGACATTTCCGCGGGAGGTTCAGGAGCCGACGGCGGGCTCGGTGACGGTTACTTGAAGGCCAATGACATTGGCCACTACCTGGGCCTGCCCAAAGATGCACTGAACGTGCGCTTCGGGCAGTTTGAATTGGATCTGCCCTTCACACAGGCGCGCACCATCAATCTCAGCGACTACGATATTTACGATCAGACGTCAGTCGCCGGGGTGCTCGGCACTACGAACAACCCATTCACGCTGGGCGTACCGCAGCGCGGTTTCGAATTCGGCGGTTATCCAAACGATGGAAATTTCAACTGGTCGGTCGCCCTCGTGAACGGAAGCAACGACAGCACCCCCGCCAACAACAGTAAGAGCGTATATGCTCACGTTTTCCAGCAGTTCAATCTCGAGCGTGACCGCGCAGCGCGCAGAGAGGTGCAGGCGGCCGGGGCGACCGGTCCCCATGATCACACCTCACTGCGAATCGGCGCTTTCTACGGCTACGGGCGCAACGTGCTCAACACCGACCGCCAGTTGTTTCCTGGTTTCGCGGATATCAATGAGCCCTACTATCGTGTCGGGGGATACTTCCGTTTCCGATTCCGCAGCGATTTCGAAATGTACGGGCTCGGAATGTTCGGCCATGATTCCAACCTGGTCCCGGATCCTGCCACCTTCACTCTGGATCATGGTCCCGCAGTGAACTTCAGCGGCGGGTTCGTCCAAACGCAATACTGGCTCTATCCCTGGGCGATTGCGCTCATGCGCTATGACGTGGTGAACTCGCCGGCGGATTTCTTCAACGGCGCATCGCAACGGTTTTCCCGCAATCGATTCAGCCCGGGCCTTCAGATCCTGATTCGCGCCAACATCAAGTTCGGTTTGGAATATCAGTATCGCTGGAGAAAACCGGTCCCCGGGACGAACCTGTTATTCCGCCCGAGCGGGTTCGTGGCCGGACTCGATTTCGTCATGTGATCGTGTTTGAAGCGTTTCCCTGTTTCGAAAACAGGCGGAGCCTTTGGAGTGTGGCGGCATGACCTGAACCTTGTACGGATCTCATCCTCTATGCGCGCCCTGGCTCCAATGGGCATGGGAATGAGATTCCAAATGGTGGACGACATGTAAGTGCCGGCCCTTCGGGCCTCGACCATTGGC
This genomic interval from Terriglobia bacterium contains the following:
- a CDS encoding Crp/Fnr family transcriptional regulator; protein product: MLEHRVPYNVSVVESCSSCAMREKGPFCRLPQGTVAALNSLRQSSLYPRGAVLFVEGEAPRGLFILCSGQAKLSVGSSTGHVVSLRIVERGESLGLSSIVANEPYAMRAETLSHCQVSFIPRLQFLQLLRAHPDLSLNVSRHLSMELHKAYDQTRLLALAPGTQVKVAQFLLAWAEQHGELVEEGMRLAVHMTHEEIGESIGAARETVSRVLGDFKRKQLIRVRGGTIVILQPQQLRGLTSYKYF